A region of the Candidatus Uhrbacteria bacterium genome:
ACGGCGGATGTCGGTGACAAACAAACGGAGCTTTTCAAATTCTGCTGCGCGTCCCATTGAGTCATTAACGTACTCGGGCCATTCTGCGACCATCAAGTGACCTTCTGCGCCCATGAGCTTCCAAATATGCTCGGTCACGAAAGGCATGAACGGATGCCACATGCGGAGCATGGCGTTCAAGAGAGACTTCAAAATATCGGCCTTGCCTCCCTCGACTTTGGCGACTTCTAGATACCAGTCAGCCAAATCGTTCCAGGTGAAGTCGCGAAGCTCCTCCCCTGCCGAGGAAAACTGGAAGGCTTCGAGCTTGGAAGTAACGGAGGCGTTCACGTCGGCAAGACGGGAAAGGATCCAATCATCGGCCAATGTTCTTGTGCCGGGGGTTTTCTGCTTTTCATCCTCAAGCTGAAGCAGAATAAAGCGCGAGATATTCCAAAGCTTGTTCACGAGGTTGCGGCCAGCCTCGACTTTATCCATGTAGAAACGCGAGTCGTTTCCGGGTGTTGTGCCGCTCAAGATACTCATGCGCAGAGCATCTGTTCCATATTTTTGGATCACCTCGATTGGATCGATGCCGTTGCCTGAGGATTTGGAGAACTTGGCGCCGTGCTCATCGCGCACAATGCCGTGGATATAGACTTCCTTGAACGGGATTTCTCCGAGGGCGTACTCGCTCATCAGAATCATGCGCATCATCCAGAGATACAAAATCTCGTATCCCATTTGCATGAAGCTCGTAGGATGGAAGGTTTTGAGGTCTTCTGTTTTGTCTGGCCAGCCGAGAGTCGAGAATGTCCAAGAACCCGAGGAGAACCAGGTGTCGAGCGTATCCGGATCTTGTTCCCAACCTTCTCCTTCTGGCGTTTCTGTACCGACAAACATCTCCTCCCCGCGATACCAGACAGGAATGCGATGACCCCACCATAATTGGCGAGAAAGACACCAGTCGCGGAGATTATCGATACGGTCGAGATAGAGCTTGGCAAAGCGATCCGGGGAGATGCGGATGTGATTATCGAGGACGGCCGAGCGCATCAAATCGCGCAGGGTTTTGCCATGTGATGGGATCGGCTTATTCATGTCCAACCACCACTGCGTCATCGGGATTGCCTCGATAATATCGCCGTAACGGTCGGATGTGCCGATGCTTTGCACGATATCTTCTTCCTTTTCCAGCAAATCATTCTCCTTAAGCCAGGCCACGAACTTTTCACGAGCTTGCTCTGCGCTTAGTCCGACATAGTCCGCGCCTGCTTCTTGCGTCATCTTTCCGTCAGCGCCGATAACGGGGATCAAATTGATTGGCTCGCCTTTGGCTTTCTGCTTCTCAAACATCGCAAAGTCGATGGCGCTGTGGGCAGGCGTTACACCAAGAGCACCGGTTCCGAATTCCGGATCAACGCTTTCATCGGCGATGATTTTGATTTCGAGTGGCTTGGCGGCACCAACATCGACAGTAAATGTTTGGCCGATGAGTTTCTTGTAGCGCTTGTCGGACGGGTGGACGGCGACGGCTGTGTCGCCGAGCTTGGTTTCCGGGCGCGTGCTCGCGATGGTGATTGGAAAATCCTTGCTGTACTTGAAGGTGTAGAGCTTGGCAGGACGTTCGATGTGCTCGATTTCATCATCCGAAGCCGTTGATTGGCCTTTGACGGACCAGTTGACCACGCGATAGCCACGATAAATCAAACCGTCTTTGTACATGCGAACGAAAAGTTCACGTACAGCTCGGTTTCGATCTTCATCAAAGGTGTACGCCAAACGCGACCAGTCGGCCGAGGTTCCCATTTTTCTGATTTGCTTGATGATTGTGGCTTTGGACTCTTCTGCGAACTCGCGAATCTTCTCAACAAGTTTTTCGCGGCCGAGTTCACGACGCGGATCTTTCATGCCGTCAGCCATGAGCATTTTCTCGACTTTGGCTTGTGTTGCGATGGCCGCATGGTCGGTTCCAGGGACGAGAAGGGTCTTTTTGCCGCGCATGCGCTGGAAACGAATCGTCGTATCCATGATGGACTGCTCAAGGGAATGTCCAAGATGAAGAACGCCCGTCACATTTGGCGGCGGCATCATGATGCAGAAGGGCTCCCCTTTTTGATTGCGGTCAGGCAATTGATCGGGGTTAAAAGCGCCGGAGGCTTCCCAGGCGGCGTAGATCGCATCTTCCACGGCTGAGGCGTCGTAGGCCTTTGGCAGTTCGCGCAAATCGGACATAGATAATGCGCCCAGATTAACCGAGAATCAGCGAATGGTCGAGAGCCTGATTTTGTCAGAAAACATTGACATTTTTGTCTTGTCAGCACCTTGACACAATCGTAAAACGGTCATATATTAGATCATTAATTCAATCGACATGGCATTACTCCCTGAACAACAGGCGGTCGAGCTCATCGGCCGCAGCAAGAACATCCTCCTGACGACGCGTGAACACGCTTCGATGGATGCGATTTCCTCGGCCATTGCGATTGGTCTGGTCTTGAAGAAGCTCAATAAAACGTTTGATGTGGCGATTCCGGGCTTTGAAGCCAAGGATCTCCCCTCTTTTTTGCCTAAGGGCGTTGAGATCCGCTCGACGGTGGGTGCGATGCGCTCGTTTCATCTTTCTGTCGATGTGGCCAAGACACCACTCTCGGAACTAATGTATGACGTGAAGGATGGAAAGCTCAATATCACGATTGTTCCAAAGCAAGGCGAATGGTCAGAAGCTGATGTGAAATTGCGCGCCGGCTCTGATCGTTATGATCTTGTGATTGCGGTTGATGCACCGGATATGGCCTCGCTTGGAAATTTGTTCCGCGATAAGGCCGACTTTTTGTATCGCACGACGGTTATCAATATCGATTGCTCTGCAACAAATGAATCCTGGGGTCAGGTGAATTTGGTTGATTTGAATGCGGTTGCGACAAGTGAAGTCGTGTATGGATTTTTGTCGCGCTGGAATAAGCAGCATATTGATGCTGATGTTGCGACGGCGG
Encoded here:
- a CDS encoding valine--tRNA ligase, producing the protein MSDLRELPKAYDASAVEDAIYAAWEASGAFNPDQLPDRNQKGEPFCIMMPPPNVTGVLHLGHSLEQSIMDTTIRFQRMRGKKTLLVPGTDHAAIATQAKVEKMLMADGMKDPRRELGREKLVEKIREFAEESKATIIKQIRKMGTSADWSRLAYTFDEDRNRAVRELFVRMYKDGLIYRGYRVVNWSVKGQSTASDDEIEHIERPAKLYTFKYSKDFPITIASTRPETKLGDTAVAVHPSDKRYKKLIGQTFTVDVGAAKPLEIKIIADESVDPEFGTGALGVTPAHSAIDFAMFEKQKAKGEPINLIPVIGADGKMTQEAGADYVGLSAEQAREKFVAWLKENDLLEKEEDIVQSIGTSDRYGDIIEAIPMTQWWLDMNKPIPSHGKTLRDLMRSAVLDNHIRISPDRFAKLYLDRIDNLRDWCLSRQLWWGHRIPVWYRGEEMFVGTETPEGEGWEQDPDTLDTWFSSGSWTFSTLGWPDKTEDLKTFHPTSFMQMGYEILYLWMMRMILMSEYALGEIPFKEVYIHGIVRDEHGAKFSKSSGNGIDPIEVIQKYGTDALRMSILSGTTPGNDSRFYMDKVEAGRNLVNKLWNISRFILLQLEDEKQKTPGTRTLADDWILSRLADVNASVTSKLEAFQFSSAGEELRDFTWNDLADWYLEVAKVEGGKADILKSLLNAMLRMWHPFMPFVTEHIWKLMGAEGHLMVAEWPEYVNDSMGRAAEFEKLRLFVTDIRRLRAEQGVDATKKIAFGFVADEDAQGLIGDNLEWIKRLTNTSSIDVMNAMPDNWVVATSGTSTIGFNKADGVDLEAERVKLEKELEQLNTYIKSTEAKLSNAEFSSKAPQQVVRTMSDKLEEAKEKVKAIKSRI